Proteins from one Catenuloplanes atrovinosus genomic window:
- a CDS encoding class I SAM-dependent methyltransferase has protein sequence MALIAYDSADAAAFEANRHLRDDDLATWRAAIGRYLRPQPGMRLLDLGCGTGSWARAFRDWWPGADVVAVEPAAAMRERAVFRPVLAGSAEDIPLASGSVDAVWLSTVVHHIADLGAAAREIRRVLRPGAPVLIRSAFAGRHGAISLFRWFPEAVAVLDRYPSIAGVEAAFAGAGFATAGCEPVPQVSAPSLAEAVAGLRRAAHTPLQLISDDAYAAGLARMRAAALTERGPVVDALDLLVLR, from the coding sequence ATGGCTCTGATCGCGTACGACAGCGCGGACGCGGCGGCGTTCGAGGCGAACCGGCATCTGCGGGACGACGACCTCGCCACCTGGCGGGCGGCGATCGGCCGATATCTGCGGCCGCAGCCGGGGATGCGCCTGCTCGACCTGGGATGCGGGACCGGGAGCTGGGCGCGGGCGTTCCGCGACTGGTGGCCCGGCGCCGACGTGGTGGCGGTGGAGCCGGCGGCGGCGATGCGCGAGCGCGCGGTGTTCCGGCCGGTCCTCGCCGGTAGCGCCGAGGACATTCCGCTGGCGTCCGGCAGCGTCGACGCGGTGTGGCTGTCCACGGTCGTCCACCACATCGCCGACCTTGGGGCGGCCGCCCGGGAGATCCGGCGGGTGCTGCGGCCGGGCGCGCCGGTGCTGATCCGGTCCGCGTTCGCCGGGCGGCACGGGGCGATCAGCCTGTTCCGCTGGTTTCCGGAGGCGGTCGCGGTGCTCGACCGGTACCCGAGCATCGCCGGCGTCGAGGCCGCGTTCGCCGGCGCCGGGTTCGCCACGGCCGGCTGCGAACCGGTCCCGCAGGTGTCGGCCCCGTCGCTGGCGGAGGCCGTCGCCGGGCTGCGCCGTGCCGCGCACACCCCGTTGCAGCTGATCAGCGACGACGCGTACGCGGCGGGGCTGGCCCGGATGCGCGCTGCCGCGCTCACCGAGCGTGGGCCGGTGGTGGACGCGCTCGATCTGCTGGTGCTGCGCTGA